A part of Acyrthosiphon pisum isolate AL4f unplaced genomic scaffold, pea_aphid_22Mar2018_4r6ur Scaffold_13352;HRSCAF=13992, whole genome shotgun sequence genomic DNA contains:
- the LOC103311673 gene encoding ATP-dependent DNA helicase PIF1-like, which yields MCNGTRLLIKELKDNLIVATIITGPAAGQLAHIPRIPMIPTDLPIPFKRVQFPVKLSFALTINKSQGQTFELVGIDLRKECFTHGQLYVGLSRVGSADNQFILLPQNKTTSNIVYREVLTQ from the coding sequence ATGTGTAATGGAACAAGACTGCTTATTAAAGAATTAAAGGACAATTTAATTGTAGCGACCATTATTACCGGCCCAGCAGCTGGTCAGCTAGCTCATATTCCGAGGATACCGATGATCCCAACTGATCTGCCAATCCCGTTTAAACGGGTTCAATTTCCGGTGAAATTATCTTTCGCGTTGACTATTAACAAGTCCCAAGGTCAAACCTTCGAATTAGTAGGGATCGACCTACGAAAGGAATGTTTTACTCATGGCCAATTGTATGTGGGCCTATCACGAGTTGGATCTGCtgataatcaatttattttgctgccacaaaataaaacaacatcaaATATCGTTTACAGAGAAGTTCTAAcccaataa